One region of Drosophila subobscura isolate 14011-0131.10 chromosome J, UCBerk_Dsub_1.0, whole genome shotgun sequence genomic DNA includes:
- the LOC117893629 gene encoding uncharacterized protein LOC117893629 gives MMSTTCGCSLVQWGIVIVLLSVATGPGYAMPRTGLPTQLLFSELLGAGGNEDNTYYGEQLRYQQQQQRQQQEQKQQRLPSFARKWPSLRDLLLTADYEDLGVPQDSNERELVTSSRLISRLHKLSENGGGGEELRYNLVNDLTDMPAKKVVPSASLKEHNTKKNVQFRKQYMSPCHFKICNMGRKRNAGSYVPY, from the exons ATGATGTCCACAACGTGCGGCTGCTCACTCGTCCAGTGGGGCATTGTCATTGTGCTGCTGTCAGTTGCCACAGGGCCGGGATATGCCATGCCACGTACTGGCCTGCCAACGCAGTTGTTGTTCAGCGAATTGCTCGGTGCGGGCGGTAATGAGGACAACACCTATTATGGCGAGCAATTG aggtaccagcagcagcagcagcggcagcaacaggaacagaaacagcagcggctgccatcGTTTGCCAGGAAGTGGCCCTCGCTGCGGGATCTTCTGCTTACCGCCGACTATGAGGATCTTGGCGTGCCACAGGATAGCAATGAGCGTGAGCTGGTCACCAGTTCCCGCTTGATCTCTCGCCTGCACAAGCTCAGCGAGAATGGAGGCGGAGGCGAGGAGTTGCGCTACAATTTGGTCAACGATCTAACCGACATGCCCGCCAAGAAGGTGGTGCCCAGTGCCTCACTCAAAGAGCACAACACCAAAAAGAATGTGCAAT TTCGTAAACAAT ACATGTCGCCGTGCCACTTTAAGATCTGCAACATGGGCCGCAAACGCAATGCCGGCTCCTATGTGCCGTACTAA